The Lepus europaeus isolate LE1 chromosome 5, mLepTim1.pri, whole genome shotgun sequence genome includes the window TGCTACTGCATTTCTTATAgaattgggatttttaaaaaaatctttgtcaaATTATATAGTCCATTTATATTTACTACAATtgtatatttggatttttttttggacaggcggagttacacagtgagagagatatatatagagaaaggtcttccttccgtttttcacccccaaaatggccgctatggctggtgtgttgcaccaatccgaagccaggagccaggtgcttcctcctggtctcccatgtgggtgcagggccccagcacttgggccatcctccactgccttcccggaccacatagagaactggactggaagaggagcaaccgggacaatctggcgccccaactggagctagaacctggggtgccggtgctgcaggcggaggattagccaagtgagccgcggtgccggcctgtataTTTAATCTACCCTCCCACTATTTGGTTTTATCAGTCATTACTGCTTTGTTATCTTTCTgagctattattaaaaaaattgcctatattttgttctgctttgttcttGGCAGCAGGATTAGGCTGTGACAAGGTAGTCTGCCGTTAACTAGCACTGAGGAAATCATTCCTTTCCTGTATTCTTTAgtttttcccttctctcctgtGTAGGGACTGCCCAGGAATTCAAGAAGCATTTTGAATTGCCAATTTTGAAGAGTCGAGATGCAGCTGCCAGCGAAGCAGACAGGCAGCTAGGAGAAGAGCGACTGCGGGAGCTCACTGGTGTTGTGAATAGGTAACGACCCCAAATGAAGTCATCACAATTGCCTTCCAAGCCATCTGAGGCCAATCCACTGGGGGTTAGGCTGTCTGGAGCCCTTAAGGGCGGGGATTCTAAGTAGCAAGTAGGATCTATTCCCTGGCTGTGGCCACTGAATAAATGGAGTCTTGGGGGCCAGGTCGCTGATTTCTTTCTGGGCCTGGGCCCTGTGCTTTGGTTGTGGTCTGCTTCCTGCTGAGGGAGCTCTTCTCTGATGCTTCTAGACTTGCAGCGTCCTCTGGAGCGTTATTAGACTTCACGAGCTTCCTGTCTGTTGGTCTCAAGCCTAAAGTGCCAGGCTTCCCTTCCCAGGCCCAGTAGTAATTCTGTGATGGGGATGGGTGTGGCTCCCAGGCTAAGAGGGCTTATTTTTCCATCAGATCACATAACCCAGGGAGCAAGTACATTCTGGAGTTTTTTGTGATAGACATGTATACTTGGTGTGTTATGCCCTAAAGAGTCTTCTTGCCCTTCCCAACTGCCTGGCTACTTCTTTtcaatcttaaatttttaaaaaaaattatttattcatttttatttgagagacagagattctccatttactggttcattccctaaatgtccactaAGCCAGAagtgggcccagccaaagccagtagctcaGGACTCTAAATGAGTCTTCTACCTGAGTAGTTTAAAGGGTCCagatacttaagccatcacctgttgcacTCCACTCTCCCCCAtgagcatgagcaggaagctggaaggggagCTGGGGTTTGACCCATGCCCTTGGAGAAGGGCTGTGGAtctcccaagtggcagcaacttaactgctgtgccagaggcCAGCCTGCTCTAGCAATTTTAGATGTTAGAAAAGAGAGTTAGTGTGTTCTTAGGAGCTCCTTGCCTGCCTGATCTCTATCCTTTCTTATATTCCTGGTCTGCccaggagttccaggcttcattTTGTTGAGCCTAGGGCCATGTGGCAGCAGGTATTTGGACAAATGCAAGAAGAAACCCCCCTTAAGGCTCAGTGGTTTGCTGCTTGCTTTCCTTGACACAACTCTAGGTGCAACGAGAGACTTCGGCCTTCTCTTGGAAGCTGTTGAAGAAGAGAAAGAGTTGCCTGAGTGAGCTAGGCTGCTGTGAGGTGTCTGCCATGACGGACCGTGCTGTAGGACTGATGGGTTTCTGACATTTTATACTATGAAAGACAGCCAGTCTTGGTTTTGGTCTTTTGGGTGGTAGCTTTCATTCTGGTGGTTAGCACAGCAGTtgtcctagctcctgtctttttctcctgttttccctAGGTGTTTGATACGGAGGACGTCTGACATCCTTTCTAAATATCTGCCTGTGAAGATCGAGCAGGTGGTTTGTTGTAGGTACTGAACTCAGCTGAAGGGTGTGGAGCGAAGAGAGGAAAGCTTAGCCCTGGAACGTGGCTGGGCTCACAGGGTATCCTCAGAGGGCAGAGATATGGTCCAGCTTTTCCCACTGACCCAGGTGCTTTTTTTTCAGGCTGACACCCCTTCAGACAGAGTTATACAAGAGGTTTCTGAGACAGGCCAAACCAGCAGAAGAGTTGCATGAGGGCAAGATGAGTGTGTCTTCCCTTTCTTCTATCACCTCACTAAAGAAGCTTTGTAATCGTGAGTTGGGCCTGTGCCCCAGTGTCCTCTGTGAGAATGGGCAAGGGAGGATTTGCTCCTGTGGGTAGCCCAGTGACCTTTGTTAATACTTGTCTGTAGAGTCTTCATGGAAGCCATGTGAGATTCCAACCCTCCCAAGGCATGAACCCTGTATTGTGGACTCTGTTTGCTTTGGAAACTTTGACATAACCTCTGTACAACATATGCTTGATGCTTGGGATACATAGAACTGTATGTGAGAGCGCTTGTACACACATGCGCTCATGTGAAATGTTGCCCTCTCTCAGGTAGCTCCCTTATTGTTGGGAGAACATACTAATGAGTAAACTTGTCCATCCGTGGTCCCAGATGGCACTGAGAGCACACTGTTGAAATTTAGGAGGATGAAGGCAAAGCAACTTTGGTGCTGAGGAAGGGCTTTTGGGTTATAGAGGGAGTTCTGGTGAGCACCTAAGGGGAAGCTGGGAAGCAAGTTGCTGCCACTTTGgtttttcagatccagctctaaTCTACGACAAGTGTGTGGAAGAGGAGGATGGCTTTGAGGGTGCCTTGGACGTCTTTCCCCCTGGCTATAACTCTAAGGCCGTAGAGCCACAGCTCTCAGGTAAGCCGTTTCCCACCGGTATTTGGACTCCTCCAGGAGGAGAGGTGGATGGGCAGTTGTCTCTAGAGTTAACCTGTCTCAAGGCAGGGTATGAAGAGTCAGATTCCTGGACCATTGGGATGGCTGCTTGAGGAACTGATGGTTCCTGCTCTTCCCAGGCAAGATGCTAGTCCTGGATTACATTCTGGCAGTGACCCGAAGCCGCAGCAGTGACAAAGTCGTGCTGGTGTCCAATTACACCCAGACGTTGGACCTCTTTGAGAAACTCTGTCGAGCTAGAAGGTAGGGAATAACTTATACCAAGATGCTAAAGGGATGTTTTGATTGAAGCGTGTGGACCAAGATGAGGGTACGTGAAGGATTTCCCTGAAGGTGCCTGTGACCTTAATGCTGTGATGGCCCAAGCTCCATCTCTAAGCATAATATCCCCTGGTCCTTCAGGTACTCCCTCAACACAGTCCTGTCCTTTAGCTCCCTCTACTGTTCTTGTGAGTCTAGGGCCTTGGGCTGCGCGTGAGCAGACTCAGACACAGTGAAGGCATTCAGTACCTGACTCCAAGAGGCCCTGCTTTCTTCTTGGGTCTTGATCTCTGGATCCATCCCTTCAGGTACTTGTATGTGCGCCTGGATGGCACGATGTCCATTAAGAAGCGGGCCAAGGTTGTGGAACGCTTCAATAGTCCAACGGTAAATGCACAGCCCTTGTCCCATACTACTTCTTATACAGTAACATCAGAATTAAGGGTTGCCAAGGAAGCTCTAGAGGGCTCTCTGCTTCAGATTCTCcttgacctgtttttttttccctttggtgggGGTGGTAGAGTTAGGCTATTGGTGTCTGGCCTGGAAACTAACTTTGTGACTTGGGAGATTGGCTGGTGAGCAAACTGGTGGATCTTACTGTTAGTTTGAGGGTATTGAGGTCTGAGAGAGAAGCATTGGCTAAGTTGGGTCAGGATGTCAGTTTAGGCTAAAAGAGATTCTTTTTCCccctattttctctctttccagaGCCCTGACTTCGTCTTCATGCTGAGCAGCAAAGCTGGGGGCTGTGGCCTCAATCTCATTGGGGCTAACCGGCTGGTCATGTTTGATCCTGACTGGAACCCAGCCAATGATGAACAAGCCATGGCCCGGGTTTGGCGTGATGGTCAAAAGAAGACGTGCTACATCTACCGTCTGCTGTCCGtaaggatggtggtggtggtcagaGTGGGGGGTGGGTTTGTGGAGCGACGCTCCTCAGTGCCCCTCTTTAGTTGCTTTGCCTCAAGTGCTCAGTAGCCTGCAGTAGTCCGTCAAGCACTTTCTTCTTCCGGTTTTCCTCTGCTTCTCCGTAAACCTTTTGTACCACGCCCTCTGGAGCTTTACCCAGTGCATCTTTCTCTTGGAGCACCTGCTTTCTTTTCATAGCCAATTTCTACTGTGTTACCTGCCTTATCGTCTTCTCACACCCCACACGCCATGGGGCTGAGAAGCGGCACTGGTCAGTCTCCAAGCTCTCAGTGACCACTTTCAGACATCTGTCCCATAGTTGCCTTTTGCAGCTCGTGATTTCTGACTTGACTACCCACTTTTCCTCCTTGTTGCAGCCCTGTGTCCTGACTGATCAGTGACTTTGGATGTCAACTCAATTGTCATTCATTTCCCAGATCCACCTCTCATTCTGGCTAACCTTGAAGACTCTATAGTTTTTCTTCACTCTGGCCTTCATATTTTCTTGACCTTTTCTTTAAGGACAACTCCCTCTCATCTGATTATGCTTAAGGACACAGTGGAGTGTGTTgatcctcagaaatttgaatagcTGTCATTCTGCTCTCACTTCCTGTCCTAGTGTTAGCACCCATTGTTGCTTCCACTTagaaaccggcatcccatatggatgtgtttcatgttctggctgttcctcttctttttttttttgacaggcagagtggatagtgagacagagagagagagagagaaaggtcttcctttttgccgttggttcaccctccaatggctgctgcagccggcttgtcacgctgatctgaaaccaggagccaggtgcttctcctggtctcccatgtgggtgcagggcccaagcacttgggccatcctccactgccttcccgagccatagcagagagctggcctggaagaggggcaaccaggatagaatccggtgccccaaccgggactagaacctggtgtgtcagcgccgcaaggcggaggattagcttattaagccacggtgccggccctcaatCCCATCATTTAATGGCTCTGTTATTACCCAGCCTCAACCTGAGCATCATCCTATTGGACTATTCTGTTTCCTAAGAGCTAGATTCCTACCTGAGTATCACTGATTTTacctttttgaaattttcttaatttaactCTCCTCTCCATTCCTTGCTAAGATTGTACTCAGTCTCACTTGAAGAATATTGTAGCAGCCTGCTGTTTTGTTACCCTTTGTCTTACTCTTACCCATTCTTCACATATGAGGATCTtcttaagttcatggaaaatgtgcattatgaaaaaaagtgtgaatttcaatgttttttgcaccaaaactaatttttaattcattttccatgaactttaaaaaaagattctttatttgaaaggcagcatgggaGGGAAAGCCAGAGtaggggtgaggtggggagcttccatctgctggttcactccttaaatgcccgcAGTAGCTGGGAAGCCTGAAACTCCCTATGGGTCCCCAACACGGGTGGTATTTGGCCCATCCACTGCTtcttcacattagcaggaagctggttcagaagcagagtagctggcactcaaagtgtctcctatatgggatgcaggcatcctaagtcgtggcttaacctgctgtgccacagtgcctactCCTGTGTGAACTTTTGGGAAGTACCCTTGTACTGCTTCTGGATTGGGCTTTCCAAATTCTTTTCATCACTTCCAGGACAAGATCAAGCCCTTCGGCCTGGAAGCTGAGATTCTTCAGATGGCCAGTCTTAGCTCTTAGTACATCCCTCTAGTTGCCCTGAACTCCTCACAGTCCTCTAATAGGCCAGGCTTGTTCCTTTGTTCCTATGCTGGGAatgccttcccttctctcttcccttgcAGTCCATTTAGTCATTATTCAAGATTCAAGCTTTTCAGTACTTCTGTCATCCCACTTGTTGCCCACTTGTTGGCATCTTGTGCAGATTGCTATGACTACCAGTTTGTATGTCTGTCTTTCCCACTGCACCATGAACTCAAGGACAGGGatcatattttattctttggaATCTAATGTTAGTGCAATGCCTGGCAGAAAAATAGGTACCCAAGTGATTGTTTATTGAATGACTAGGAGTCAGACTTGGTGTGGAAGTCTGAAGCTGTGGCAGGCAAAGCTCAGTTTACCTGCTGCAGGGATTTAGGCAGGCCCTGAGCTCCTTCACTGGCACAGAAAACAGCCTGGGGGGGCAGACATGCACAAGTCTGGATCTCAGCAGAGACATGAAGAATGGCCTCAGCTGAGCAGAAGTGTTACTTCAGGACTCACTTTTCATCCATCGTTCCCTTCTGGGCGGCAACAGTTTGAGCCCCTGGCTTTCCCTGCTCCCTCTCTGTGAGGATGACTGAGCCCTCCACCCTCCTAGGCAGGAACCATTGAGGAGAAGATCTTCCAGCGTCAGAGCCACAAGAAGGCACTGAGCAGCTGTGTGGTGGATGAGGAGCAGGATGTCGAGCGGCACTTCTCTCTGGGCGAGTTGAAGGAGCTCTTTACCCTGGAGGAGGCTAGCCTCAGTGACACGCACGACAGGTGGGTGCAGTGCCTTGGCCATCACCTCTCACTCCCTGCACAGCATGGAGATGGGACCTGCAGTGACCACAGCTCTGTGttctgtccccaggctgcactgcCGCCGTTGTGTCAATAGCCGCCAGGTCTGGCCACCCCCTGATGGTTCTGACTGCACTTCAGACCTGGCTCAGTGGAACCACAGCACTGATAAACGGGGGCTCCAGGATGAGGTACTCcaggctgcctgggatgctgcctCCACGGCCATCAGCTTCGTCTTCCACCAGCGTTCCCACGAGGAGCAGCGGGGTGTCCACTGATAAGCTGCTGGTTTGGATGTAGCTAGCTGTTTGAGGAAAGGGACGGGGAATTGGCTCTGCCCCGCAGGGCCCTGCCGAATTTTATTCTCTGAGAGAAAATCATGGAGAAAGGGGTGCACGATGTTTgcccaaaatttattttataagaaaaacttttggttaaaaaaaagaaaggaataaaggtATGAAAGGGACTGAGGCCTGGGAGCAGTGTGGTAAGCCCAGCAGGGGAAGAGGCCTGGTAGTGGGCACTCCTACATTTCTCTAAAGCCTGGTACCTGCTTGAGGAGCGGAGGCAGGAACCCTGGGGCAGGGGAAGAGACTGTCCTCAGTGACTGATGACCACTGTAACCTCCTGGCCTGGGGTTGCCAGGGTGCTGAGTGAGGGGCCCAAAGGCTCTAAACTCAGCTGTGGACATGCCTTTgctgggctccatccaggtctccaggacCTCAGTACAAGGGGAGatggaaaaaagaggaaaaaggcggcagaaagagaaagacagaattgGTGGCTGGGGATTCTGGGCAGCCCATGGCTCAGCCCCTGCAAGCTGATGGTACTGAGCATGGGCCTGTGAGGTACGGGCCCCCATCACATGGTGCTGACATAATCTGCGAAGGCCTGGGATGAGTCCCACGAGTCGCTGACCACATGACAGGTGGCCCGGAGCCGCCGGATGGCTTCCCTGGCTGTGACTGCATCCTGGTCCAACCAGTTCTGGAAGAGGCGCAGGTGACCAAAGGCTCCACGGCCCCAGCGCTCCAGCCGCTTGGCAAACTCGAGAAGCCCATCTGGCTTGATGCAGTTGGAACTGGTAGGGGTAAGATGGATCAGATATCCAGGAAGCAACTAATCCCTGGTCTCTATCCCTGTAGCTCCATCCCTTGtcctcccgccccgcccgccccaccCCTGTACCTGATGTCCagctgacagagagaggaggatgaGTCCTCTGAGAAAACATCTGCCAGGGCCAGCAGGCCAGCATTtcctggagaggagaggagaagcgCCCATCACCTCTAGCCAAGAACAGGAAACAAGGGTATCCCAACCCCACTCGGCTGAGGAGACCCTAGTCCTGCCAGTTCCTGAAGCCCCAGCACACTAATAACCTCTATTCCAATCCCCATGTCCCTGGTGGAGAGGTCTGTGTCCTCACCCAGTAAGTTCCCAGGTCAAAGGCCtggctccttcccctctccctccccagggcccggCCCCCACCCAGGCGGTTCCCTGGCAGCCGAAGGCCCTTCAGTGTGGAGTTGCCCTTCATAGCAGCAACCATCTCAGGCAGAAATTGTGCTGGGCGCTTCTCAAACAGACGGCAGAAGGAGAAGGTAATCTCTGTCAAGAGAAATCAGAGTAAGTTCTGCTGGCTGTGTTAAAACTGCTGCCACCCTTCCTGTTCAGTTGGCCCTGTTGAGGCATTGTGAACATTTTAGGGAAGTAATCCGTCCAAGATCCCACACTAGGCTGGAGCTAATCAGGACCCAAATCAGACATGAGCCTGAATGGTCAGTGTGAGGAGGTGCTCCTGACGGACAAGTCCCCGTTCGCTTGCTGCTTCGCCCCTCTCCGTGACACACTATACATaggtggggagcagaggcaggataCTATCTGGCACAGTGTGTttatttctccccctcccccgcttcTGTCCGCCTCTGAAAGGTAAGAAGAGCTTTTAGTGAGGCATTGCCCATGTTTAAATTTCGTGTGGGACTTTGAGAAGGAAGGTCGGATTTCTATATTTTGTAGTTGAGGTCACAAAGCCAAGAAATAAACTGCTTTTGCTCTCTCATGAAGACAACAGCAGTCCCAATGAAGACCCAGAAAGCCCAGGCTCTGAGGACCTTACCTTGAAGAGTCAGATTCTGTAGCAAAAACAGCACCTCACCCTGACAGTCGGCCAGATTCATGTCATGGAAGCTCAGCCTCTTCAGGGCTAAGTTGTACTCTGgttaggagggagagggagaggcatgaGCCATGGCTGTCCTAggtctcccctgcccctgcttcccttctcccttctgtCTGGGTCCTACCTTTGAGGGTCTGCAACACAAGCCCAAAATCCTGGGGTGAGGCAAAGGTGGCGCTGTCCAGGGACAGCTGCTGCAGAGAGCCCGAGGCCTTCAGCACGGAGCAGAGCAGTGGAGCTGGCTGAGCTCCTCGCGGAAATCCCATCTCCAACTGCTCCAGGCAGTTTTCTGCGTATGGTAAGAGAAGATTGCAGCTGGTCACTATCTCTCTTCCTGTCTAAGGGCACTACTAAAGAATGATGTGCTTGTCTGTGAGCGTCTGCCCTGCGTCAGCTGCTGTGCTAAGTTCTGAATAGAGCATTAAAGCACTTGGCTGCTGCCCTCAAGCTGTTTAGGCCAGGGGCATTAGGCTATTCAAGAGTGTGAGGGGTGATGGGATAGAAGACAACAGGGGACCAAATCCAGTCTTGTGTTCTTGATGCAGACCTTTCTGAAGACTTAAGCTGCCCTAGTTCCTGTTGGGTTTTTGGTGGTCTGGGCCCTGTCCTACCCAAGGTTATCGTAGTGTCAGGCCCAAAGCAGTAACAGATGCCAGACAAGCCAGCAACACGGTAGAAGAGACTGGAGGTCCTCCGTTCCCCACATAAATGATTGGGCACGTTTGTGTGGAGggtatgtacacacatgcacacacacacagtgcttcaCCTGGTATCTCCTCATCCCCAATTATATGGCTAGGGGGCCCAGCATTCCCTGGTACAGCAGGGTTCTCCCGCTGGCTGGGGTGGTCCACGCGAATAGAGAGGACCCGCAGCAGGGGCAGGGCTCGCACGATGGCACGTGTCAGCTCCAGGATGGGCAGTGGTGAGAACAGGTCACTGAGATGCAGGGCCCGGAGGCGACATCCAGCCTGGCCTGACAAGGCCCTCAGGCTGtccagcagacggaagatgttAGAACCCAGGCCTATGGCAGGAAAGAGATTAAGGCTCAGTGGGGGTGGCATTCAGAGACAACTCCAAATAGTTCTATTGATAATCACCAAATCTTTTTAGAACTGTCTACTCATCTGTGTCTTTTTCCTCAGTTAACTCAAATTGATTCCTGCTGTGCTGAGTCATGCCTGCAAGAAGCATCAGGGCAGTCACAAAACAGAAGACAGGATGTGGCAGGGCAACATGGCTACAAGCTGAATGACAAGCCCAGGTAGCTGCAGACggctgaactcctggcttccTGAGCAGTTTTTCTGAAGAAGCTGGACTTGAAGGGAAGAAATGTTGGCTAGAGAGAAAAGACAGTTACAGGTCACAGAAGATTGTAGGGCTTAAGTGGGAGGCTTGCTCGCCTAGGTGGGGGCTCAGGAGACCTCAAGGGAAGGGCTGTGGACGCCATGTTGTAGAAGGTCCTGGAAGCCAGACAAGATATGGTTATGCTCTATTAGGGGCAACACCTGAGAATAGGAGAGGTGATGGCCCAATAGGGTGGAAATAGGGCAGAATGCCAGAGTGGTGTATGATCTAGAGAGATCATAGCAACTGCTTAATGCCACAAGCAATTTATGCCTCGGAACCCTTTGGTTCAATTCACTCAACTAGACTTTATCCAGTGCCTATTAAACTATCAAGGTTTCTTGCTAGACCATATGAGCAAAGTACTATGAAAGTACAAAGGATCTAACACCTAGTCCAGGTTGTATCAGTAAAGGCTGTCCAGCTGAGGGAGTCCTATAGAACATAAAGACAGTCTGAAGGAAAGGTGCGGGAAGGTGTCATATACAGAGGTCTGGTGGAGGGAAAGTATGTCCCAAGAAAATACCACTGCAGTCAAAAGAGAACACAAACGACCCTGTGATTAGGGTGTATGGTGACAGGGTCAGCTCTGCGGTGAAGACTGGGTTATATGGTGGCAGTACAGTCAGGAGGAACTGTGAAGTGGTACATCCAGGTGAGAAGTGGTAACCTGAGCTGGGAGAGTTGAGATAGAGGAGCAAGTTTGAGAAAGACATGGCAGCCAaatttgagggtacttcaaaaagttcatagaaggtAGTATGAAGGAAATGGTGGagtttctaaatttttctttcaaCAAAAGAAACCTATCTTTTTAATTGCAACTTTCAACATTTTGAAGTTTCCTTTTAAGTGTAGGATAAGAAAAAATGTGAGCACGAAGTTTCTTTGGGGACTGAATTGACTGCACGTTCCCCCTGAGAACAAACACAGGATGGTGCAGAGAAGAACGCGCATTCCgggtggctgtttggggagctTGTGGGCGATGTCTGACACTTGGATAATTGACTCCGGAAGCTCAGGAGATGGAGCTAGGCTAACTAGAACGGGATGTCTAGCATAGCTAGCCATGCAGATCACAGGCATGGATGCAACTGTAGCAAGTGTGTGAAGTGGGAACAGCTCTGAGGAACTCTGAACATTTTAAGACAAATACAGGGGGAGAAGTCAGAATTTTGAGGTAGTGGAAATGAATATTTCACAATGTAATGACTAAGAGCAGTAAGTGCTGCTGAAAGTTAAAAAGATGAATCGAGTAACAAAGAGAACCTGTTGGTGACTGAGTCTCAGCTTGTCAGCAGGGTAGAAGAGGCTGAAGTAGGCTGAGAAGTGGAGACACTACAGGTGATTCCTACATCTGTGAGGAGCCGGAGAGAAGAGTCAGTactggaaagagggagaggtggtGGTGGATTTTGGTGAAGACCTGATTTAATGTTATATGTTAGTGGAATAGAAACTGGAAAGGAGGCATCATAAGAAATGGTTTAAGAGGACTGATTCTGGAGTAAGGCTGCCTGTGTTTGAATCTTGTAGCTGACTAGCTAGGTTATCCCAGATAAGTTACCTGACCTCATAGGGCTGTCCTAAGGATTAAAGTAAATATCTTGTGAATACTTAAAAATGTAAGACATTAAGCACTATATGTAAGTCATTACTAAGGCATTTGAGGGATCAGCTTCCCTAAGATGGGAGGTGAGGTATGGACCAGACCACAAGTCTGGCCTTATATAAGATGCTCCCTTTCCATTGTGGTGAAGGAGGAAAGGACAAGTGCCAACGGAGGAGAGTATGTAGGCTGGCAACAGTTGAAGGAGCTCATGTGTAATGCCAGTGCAAGTAGGAGGTGAGCTCAGGAAGAGACAGAAGAGTTTGGGAGTGGCAGAATAGGAATGGGAGCTGATGTTGCAAGCATGGTGAGCGTTCTTATGAAGGGGATGACCATGAATGTATAGCAGCAGTATGCAACCTAAGATCATCACCGGGGTTACCCAGGGTTGAAGTTTTGCTACCTGGGTGAAATGTGGGAAAGGACTGAGGACTGCCTTGCAGGTTGTTGGCTTGGTAAATTGTGCCCCACATCTAGCTGCTTTGATGACAAGTGGAATCcaaccacagccctggctgtgccccaTGGTCTTCACAGTCCAGCTGACTCATCTCATTGCCCCTTAGGGACCCCTGCTCCCAAGACTGTATCAGTGCTATAGACCTCATGTATCTCTCCTGGCACTCACATGCTGCCACTACTTTGGCATGTGCCTTTTGTTCCCCTATGAGGCACACAGGAGCCACATCTCCAGCTTCTGGGCCACAGTCCCAATGCCCTTTAGGATTAGGtatgcagccggcgccgcggctcaattggctaatcttccgccttgcggcgccggcacaccaggttctagtcccagtcggggctccaggttctgtcccggttgcccctcttccaggccagctctctgctgtggcccgggagtgcagtggaggatggcccaagtgtttgggccctgcaccccatgggagatcaggagaagcacctggctcccagcttcagatcagcgcaatgcgccagccacagcagccattggagggtgaaccaacggcaaaaaggaagccctttctctctgtctctcactgtccactcttatcaaaaaaaaaaaaaaaaaaaaaaaggattaggtATGCACCCGGTGGTACTAGGGGATCCAAGCCCAACCTCTGCCCCTCCAGGGTGCTCACCATTGTAGGAGAGAGTGAGGCTCTCCAGAGACACCCAGGAGCTCAGCAGGTGGCATAGTGTCAGAGCTGCCTCTGTGGAGAGCGGAACTGTGAATAGCTCCAAGGTAGAGATGCTGCGGAATCGTTGCGAGGCCTCTAGtgctgggagccccaggcagcTGGGATCTGATCCATCCAAAGCTCCACAAGCCACTTCCCCAATCTCCATCTCCTCACCATCTTCCTTCTCACCAgccacaataaaaacaaagtcatACAGGTCTTCAGACTCTGCACCTGACCCTTGGCGGGTGCGAGCACCCTTCTTCCCTGCAGCTCGCTTGAAACGCTTTAAGGGCTTGGGCTGCGGTGCCGAGCTGGCTGGAGCCCGTTTGGATGAGGATgtggaagagg containing:
- the RAD54L gene encoding DNA repair and recombination protein RAD54-like isoform X1 yields the protein MRRSLAPSQLAKRKPEGRCPEDADWQPETETPKKQKSRSENQMQECFLSPFRKPLTQLSDRPPCLDSSQHEAFIRSILSKPFKIPIPNYQGPLGSRALGLKRAGIRRALHDPLEEGALVLYEPPLLSAHDQLKLDKEKLPVHVVVDPVLSKVLRPHQREGVKFLWECVTSRRIPGSHGCIMADEMGLGKTLQCITLMWTLLRQSPDCKPEIDKAVVVSPSSLVKNWYNEVGKWLGGRIQPLAIDGGSKDEIDQKLEGFMNQRGARVPSPILIISYETFRLHVGVLQKGSVGLVICDEGHRLKNSENQTYQALDSLNTRRRVLISGTPIQNDLLEYFSLVHFVNSGILGTAQEFKKHFELPILKSRDAAASEADRQLGEERLRELTGVVNRCLIRRTSDILSKYLPVKIEQVVCCRLTPLQTELYKRFLRQAKPAEELHEGKMSVSSLSSITSLKKLCNHPALIYDKCVEEEDGFEGALDVFPPGYNSKAVEPQLSGKMLVLDYILAVTRSRSSDKVVLVSNYTQTLDLFEKLCRARRYLYVRLDGTMSIKKRAKVVERFNSPTSPDFVFMLSSKAGGCGLNLIGANRLVMFDPDWNPANDEQAMARVWRDGQKKTCYIYRLLSAGTIEEKIFQRQSHKKALSSCVVDEEQDVERHFSLGELKELFTLEEASLSDTHDRLHCRRCVNSRQVWPPPDGSDCTSDLAQWNHSTDKRGLQDEVLQAAWDAASTAISFVFHQRSHEEQRGVH
- the LRRC41 gene encoding leucine-rich repeat-containing protein 41, with translation MAAPEAWRARSCWFCEVAAATTMEATSREAAPAKSSASGPSAPPALLELCGRAVSAHMGVLESGVWALPGPILQSILPLLNIYYLERIEETALKKGLSTQAIWRRLWDELMKTRPSSLESVTCWRAKFMEAFFSHVLRGTIDVSSDRRLCDQRFSPLLHSSRHVRQLTICNMLQGATELVAEPNRRVLETLASSLHTLKFRHLLFSDVAAQQSLRQLLHQLIHHGAVSQVSLYSWPVPESALFILILTMSAGFWQPGPGGPPCRLCGEASRGRAPSREEGSLLLGSRRPRRDAAERCAAALMATRRKSEAKQMLRAAPATRVTRRSTQESLTAGGTEPKKELHPPATSEAPGTKRPPTAPAATSSASASSSTSSSKRAPASSAPQPKPLKRFKRAAGKKGARTRQGSGAESEDLYDFVFIVAGEKEDGEEMEIGEVACGALDGSDPSCLGLPALEASQRFRSISTLELFTVPLSTEAALTLCHLLSSWVSLESLTLSYNGLGSNIFRLLDSLRALSGQAGCRLRALHLSDLFSPLPILELTRAIVRALPLLRVLSIRVDHPSQRENPAVPGNAGPPSHIIGDEEIPENCLEQLEMGFPRGAQPAPLLCSVLKASGSLQQLSLDSATFASPQDFGLVLQTLKEYNLALKRLSFHDMNLADCQGEVLFLLQNLTLQEITFSFCRLFEKRPAQFLPEMVAAMKGNSTLKGLRLPGNRLGNAGLLALADVFSEDSSSSLCQLDISSNCIKPDGLLEFAKRLERWGRGAFGHLRLFQNWLDQDAVTAREAIRRLRATCHVVSDSWDSSQAFADYVSTM
- the RAD54L gene encoding DNA repair and recombination protein RAD54-like isoform X2, producing the protein MRRSLAPSQLAKRKPEGRCPEDADWQPETETPKKQKSRSENQMQECFLSPFRKPLTQLSDRPPCLDSSQHEAFIRSILSKPFKIPIPNYQEGFMNQRGARVPSPILIISYETFRLHVGVLQKGSVGLVICDEGHRLKNSENQTYQALDSLNTRRRVLISGTPIQNDLLEYFSLVHFVNSGILGTAQEFKKHFELPILKSRDAAASEADRQLGEERLRELTGVVNRCLIRRTSDILSKYLPVKIEQVVCCRLTPLQTELYKRFLRQAKPAEELHEGKMSVSSLSSITSLKKLCNHPALIYDKCVEEEDGFEGALDVFPPGYNSKAVEPQLSGKMLVLDYILAVTRSRSSDKVVLVSNYTQTLDLFEKLCRARRYLYVRLDGTMSIKKRAKVVERFNSPTSPDFVFMLSSKAGGCGLNLIGANRLVMFDPDWNPANDEQAMARVWRDGQKKTCYIYRLLSAGTIEEKIFQRQSHKKALSSCVVDEEQDVERHFSLGELKELFTLEEASLSDTHDRLHCRRCVNSRQVWPPPDGSDCTSDLAQWNHSTDKRGLQDEVLQAAWDAASTAISFVFHQRSHEEQRGVH